Proteins encoded in a region of the Halodesulfovibrio marinisediminis DSM 17456 genome:
- the dsrJ gene encoding sulfate reduction electron transfer complex DsrMKJOP subunit DsrJ: protein MYNSKYVISGLVIFLAVFSYPFWGNLASKDYTGPKLSLPADQKQCIEPVEFMRAEHMTLLNQWRDSALRDGKRVYVASNGATWEASLQKTCMSCHTNKAEFCDTCHLENAVEPYCWTCHVPPKGNE, encoded by the coding sequence ATGTATAACAGCAAGTATGTTATCTCCGGACTGGTAATCTTTTTAGCCGTTTTTTCTTACCCTTTCTGGGGCAATCTGGCTTCCAAAGACTACACCGGTCCTAAACTGAGCTTGCCTGCTGATCAGAAGCAGTGCATCGAGCCTGTTGAGTTTATGCGCGCTGAGCACATGACTCTGCTGAACCAGTGGCGCGACTCCGCACTTCGTGACGGCAAGCGTGTTTACGTTGCATCTAACGGTGCAACTTGGGAAGCAAGCCTGCAGAAAACCTGTATGAGCTGTCATACCAATAAGGCTGAGTTCTGTGACACTTGTCACCTTGAGAACGCCGTGGAACCATACTGTTGGACTTGCCACGTTCCGCCTAAGGGGAATGAATAA
- the dsrK gene encoding sulfate reduction electron transfer complex DsrMKJOP subunit DsrK, with protein MSNIPSAEELIKVSYDMPSENWMDTKPEITEGAVAYPAKKATMEPLGMPNPHDWNPFEEDWHLPENWEEIIYNGLKERLEKYRSLKLFMDICVRCGACADKCHYFIGSGDPKNMPVLRAELLRSVYRKDFTTAGKILGKLAGARKLDKDVIKEWFYYFYQCTECRRCSLYCPYGIDTAEITMMARELLHELGLGLHWIMDPVSNCNRTGNHLGITPHAFKEIVEFLCEDIEEVTGISINPTFNEPGHEVLFITPSGDAFAEPGIYTFMGYLMLFEEIGLDYTLSTYASEGGNFGLFTSSSMMKKLNAKMYAEAERLGSKWILGGECGHMWRVINQYMSTMNGPAPSCMETPVSPITGTVFENARETKMVHIAEFTADLIKHNKIRLDPSRNDHLNVTFHDSCNPARGMGLLEEPREVLKAVCNNYYEMPENTIREQTFCCGAGSGLNTDEIMEIRMRGALPRGNALRHVQEKHGVNMMSCVCAIDRATLPPLADYWAPGVDVSGMHELVANALVMKGEKKRTMDLRQEELPGMEDE; from the coding sequence ATGTCTAACATACCATCCGCTGAAGAGCTGATCAAAGTCAGCTACGATATGCCAAGTGAAAACTGGATGGACACCAAGCCTGAAATCACTGAGGGTGCGGTGGCATATCCAGCTAAGAAAGCGACCATGGAACCTCTTGGGATGCCTAATCCACACGATTGGAACCCATTTGAGGAAGATTGGCACCTCCCTGAAAACTGGGAAGAAATCATCTACAACGGTTTAAAAGAACGTCTTGAAAAGTACCGTTCTCTTAAACTTTTCATGGACATCTGTGTTCGCTGTGGTGCCTGTGCTGATAAGTGTCACTACTTCATCGGTTCCGGCGACCCTAAAAACATGCCTGTTCTACGTGCAGAGTTGCTCCGTTCTGTTTACCGTAAAGACTTTACCACTGCCGGTAAAATCCTTGGTAAACTTGCCGGTGCACGCAAGCTCGACAAAGACGTAATTAAAGAATGGTTCTACTACTTCTACCAGTGTACTGAATGTCGCCGCTGCTCCCTGTACTGCCCATACGGTATTGATACCGCTGAAATTACCATGATGGCTCGTGAGTTGCTGCATGAACTCGGTCTTGGTCTCCACTGGATCATGGACCCAGTAAGCAACTGTAACCGTACCGGTAACCACCTTGGTATTACTCCACACGCCTTCAAAGAAATCGTAGAATTCCTCTGCGAAGACATTGAAGAAGTGACCGGTATCTCCATCAACCCTACCTTCAACGAACCTGGTCATGAAGTTCTCTTCATTACCCCTTCTGGTGACGCTTTTGCTGAGCCAGGCATCTACACCTTCATGGGTTACCTGATGCTGTTTGAAGAAATTGGGCTTGATTACACCTTATCCACATACGCATCTGAAGGCGGTAACTTCGGTCTCTTCACATCATCCAGCATGATGAAGAAACTGAACGCTAAGATGTACGCTGAAGCTGAACGCTTAGGCTCCAAGTGGATTCTCGGTGGTGAATGTGGTCACATGTGGCGTGTTATCAACCAGTACATGTCCACAATGAACGGTCCAGCACCTTCTTGCATGGAAACTCCAGTAAGCCCAATTACTGGTACCGTGTTTGAAAACGCTCGTGAAACCAAAATGGTTCACATTGCAGAGTTTACCGCTGACCTCATTAAGCACAACAAAATCCGCCTTGATCCTTCACGTAACGATCACCTCAACGTTACCTTCCACGATAGCTGTAACCCAGCTCGTGGTATGGGTCTCCTTGAAGAACCACGTGAAGTCCTCAAGGCTGTATGTAACAACTACTATGAAATGCCTGAGAACACCATTCGCGAGCAGACTTTCTGCTGTGGTGCTGGTTCCGGTCTCAACACTGATGAGATCATGGAAATCCGCATGCGTGGTGCTCTTCCTCGTGGTAACGCTCTGCGTCACGTACAGGAAAAACACGGTGTTAACATGATGTCTTGTGTTTGTGCTATTGACCGTGCAACCCTGCCTCCGCTTGCTGACTACTGGGCACCGGGCGTAGACGTTTCTGGTATGCACGAGCTTGTAGCTAACGCTCTCGTTATGAAAGGCGAGAAAAAGCGTACTATGGACCTCAGGCAGGAAGAACTGCCAGGTATGGAGGATGAATAA
- the dsrO gene encoding sulfate reduction electron transfer complex DsrMKJOP subunit DsrO, whose protein sequence is MKRSRRQFLKVASLSVAGLGAQLAAGGVTKAAAAVKPSYKEDALALNAKRWAMVIDTREFTSKEDFDACINACNVAHNVPEIPGKTEIKWIWKDAYEHTFTEPTNKYQSKEIEEREYFMLCNHCENPPCVRVCPTQATYKLESGIVAMDYHRCIGCRFCMAGCPFGARSFNFTDPRPYIKDINPKFPTRMIGVVEKCNFCVERLDEGKLPACVEAAQGKIHFGDLSDPESEVRKLLEENFTLRRKPSLGTEPGVFYII, encoded by the coding sequence ATGAAACGTAGCAGAAGACAATTCCTTAAGGTTGCCAGCCTTTCTGTTGCAGGTCTTGGTGCTCAGCTTGCCGCTGGCGGCGTGACCAAAGCAGCTGCTGCTGTTAAACCTAGTTACAAAGAAGACGCTCTTGCGCTTAATGCTAAGCGCTGGGCTATGGTAATTGATACTCGCGAGTTTACTTCTAAAGAAGACTTTGATGCTTGCATCAACGCTTGTAACGTTGCTCACAACGTTCCTGAGATTCCAGGTAAAACTGAGATCAAATGGATCTGGAAAGACGCATACGAGCACACCTTCACTGAACCAACCAACAAGTATCAGTCAAAAGAAATTGAAGAACGTGAATACTTCATGCTCTGCAACCATTGCGAAAACCCTCCTTGTGTTCGCGTATGTCCAACTCAGGCTACTTACAAGCTTGAAAGCGGCATCGTTGCTATGGACTACCATCGCTGCATCGGTTGTCGTTTCTGCATGGCAGGCTGCCCATTTGGCGCACGTTCATTCAACTTCACTGACCCCCGCCCTTACATCAAAGACATCAACCCTAAGTTCCCTACCCGTATGATCGGTGTAGTTGAAAAATGTAACTTCTGTGTTGAACGTCTTGATGAAGGCAAGCTCCCAGCTTGTGTTGAAGCAGCTCAGGGCAAAATTCACTTCGGCGACCTTTCAGATCCTGAATCTGAAGTTCGTAAGTTGCTCGAAGAGAACTTCACACTTCGTCGTAAACCATCATTAGGCACTGAGCCTGGTGTATTCTACATAATTTAG
- the sat gene encoding sulfate adenylyltransferase: MSKLVAPHGGKGLVCCLLEGAELEAEVKKAEGLKKLDISARAKGDLIMMGIGGFSPLNGFMGKEDWKNVCENFTLADGTFWPVPVTLDASKEEADAIAVGEEIALVRDGIVFATMKVEEKFEMTEADKKWECEKVFKGEGEESAEDVFWKIALEDHPGVKMVMAQKEVNLAGPVKVLSEGEYPEEYKGVYLRPAEVRAMFEERGWSEVAALQLRNPMHRSHEFLAKIAIEVCDGVLIHSLIGNLKPGDIPADVRVKAIDTLVEHYFVKDNVIQAGYPLDMRYAGPREGLLHATFRQNYGVNNMLIGRDHAGVGDFYGLFEAQEIFDRIPTPADEGKALLCKPMKIDWTFYCYKCDGMASLRTCPHTKEDRVILSGTKLRKALSEGAEIPDHFGRDEVLVILREYYEGLTEKVEVKMQGAASGEAM; this comes from the coding sequence ATGTCTAAACTGGTAGCCCCACATGGTGGTAAAGGTCTCGTTTGTTGCCTGCTCGAAGGCGCAGAACTCGAAGCTGAAGTAAAAAAAGCTGAAGGCCTCAAAAAGCTCGACATCTCCGCTCGTGCAAAAGGCGACCTTATCATGATGGGTATCGGTGGCTTCTCCCCACTGAACGGTTTCATGGGTAAAGAAGACTGGAAGAACGTTTGTGAAAACTTCACTCTCGCAGACGGCACTTTCTGGCCTGTACCAGTTACCCTCGACGCTTCCAAAGAAGAAGCTGACGCAATCGCAGTTGGTGAAGAAATCGCTCTCGTTCGCGACGGTATCGTATTCGCTACTATGAAAGTAGAAGAAAAATTCGAAATGACCGAAGCAGACAAAAAATGGGAATGCGAAAAAGTTTTCAAAGGTGAAGGCGAAGAGTCTGCTGAAGACGTTTTCTGGAAAATCGCTCTTGAAGATCACCCTGGCGTAAAAATGGTTATGGCTCAGAAAGAAGTGAACCTTGCTGGTCCAGTTAAAGTTCTTTCTGAAGGCGAATACCCAGAAGAGTACAAAGGTGTTTACCTCCGTCCTGCAGAAGTTCGTGCTATGTTCGAAGAACGTGGTTGGTCTGAAGTTGCTGCTCTCCAGCTCCGTAACCCAATGCACCGTTCTCACGAATTCCTCGCAAAAATCGCTATCGAAGTTTGTGACGGCGTGCTCATCCACTCCCTCATTGGTAACCTCAAGCCAGGCGACATCCCTGCAGACGTTCGTGTAAAGGCTATTGACACTCTCGTTGAGCACTACTTCGTAAAAGACAACGTAATTCAGGCTGGCTACCCACTCGACATGCGTTACGCTGGTCCACGTGAAGGTCTGCTCCACGCTACTTTCCGTCAGAACTACGGCGTTAACAACATGCTCATCGGTCGTGACCACGCTGGCGTTGGTGACTTCTACGGTCTCTTCGAAGCTCAGGAAATCTTTGATCGTATCCCTACCCCAGCTGATGAAGGCAAAGCACTTCTTTGTAAGCCAATGAAAATTGACTGGACCTTCTACTGCTACAAGTGTGACGGCATGGCTTCTCTCCGTACCTGTCCACACACTAAAGAAGATCGTGTTATCCTTTCCGGTACTAAACTTCGTAAAGCACTCTCCGAAGGCGCTGAAATCCCAGATCACTTCGGTCGTGACGAAGTTCTCGTTATCCTTCGCGAATACTACGAAGGTCTTACCGAGAAAGTTGAAGTTAAAATGCAGGGCGCAGCTTCCGGCGAAGCAATGTAG
- a CDS encoding RsbRD N-terminal domain-containing protein — protein sequence MRHQLQAIFSEHKQEITEEWVSAIFGTYDIDTVGFLRSQDNAFLNPVGNKTKNAATILIGALVDDNLDSDVVTPAVNELIQVRAIQKFEADQAMSVLFVLKSIIRKHIVPKLSKSEEFADLLELESKIDSLALVGFRIYSECRDKVQRMRVDEFKRKHFQLLKRAERILEKPVGEPES from the coding sequence ATGCGACACCAGTTACAAGCTATTTTTTCTGAACATAAACAAGAGATTACCGAAGAATGGGTTTCTGCCATTTTCGGTACCTACGACATCGATACTGTAGGTTTCCTGCGCAGTCAGGATAATGCTTTTTTAAACCCTGTAGGGAACAAGACTAAAAATGCAGCTACAATTCTTATCGGTGCTCTCGTGGATGATAATTTAGACAGCGACGTCGTTACTCCGGCGGTTAACGAACTGATTCAGGTTCGCGCTATCCAGAAATTCGAAGCAGATCAGGCTATGTCTGTTCTCTTTGTTTTAAAAAGTATCATCCGTAAACACATAGTCCCCAAACTTTCTAAGTCCGAAGAATTTGCTGATCTTCTGGAACTAGAATCTAAAATAGATTCTCTGGCACTTGTGGGATTCCGTATTTATTCGGAATGCCGAGATAAAGTACAGAGAATGCGCGTTGATGAATTCAAAAGGAAGCACTTTCAGCTCTTGAAGAGAGCAGAACGTATATTGGAGAAACCGGTTGGGGAACCGGAATCATAA
- the rpsL gene encoding 30S ribosomal protein S12: MPTINQLIRKERKKVVKRKKTPALQACPQRRGVCTRVYTTTPKKPNSALRKVARVRLTNGIEVTAYIPGEGHNLQEHSVVMIRGGRVKDLPGVRYHIVRGTLDTAGVADRRQGRSKYGAKRPK; the protein is encoded by the coding sequence ATGCCCACTATCAACCAACTTATCCGTAAGGAACGTAAGAAGGTTGTAAAACGTAAGAAAACCCCAGCGTTGCAGGCTTGTCCACAGCGCCGCGGTGTTTGTACTCGTGTTTACACCACTACACCTAAGAAACCTAACTCCGCGCTGCGTAAAGTAGCTCGTGTACGCCTCACCAACGGCATCGAAGTAACTGCCTACATCCCTGGTGAAGGTCATAACCTGCAGGAACACTCTGTTGTTATGATCCGTGGTGGTCGTGTAAAAGACTTACCAGGTGTACGTTACCATATCGTACGTGGTACTCTTGATACCGCGGGTGTTGCAGATCGTCGCCAGGGCCGTTCTAAGTACGGCGCGAAGCGTCCTAAGTAA
- the dsrM gene encoding sulfate reduction electron transfer complex DsrMKJOP subunit DsrM produces the protein MIISLLAVIALGILAWMGSMMGFQYVLAVCLPYTAVTVFLVGFAWRILDWAKRPVPFCIPTTGGQQKSLPWIKPATLDNPSNKAGVWGRMILEVLLFRSLFRNTNVSIEGDRVVYWSSKFLWLFALIFHYSFLIIFVRHFRFFAEPVPFFVNGVEMLDGILQIGAPRLFMTGPLILVALAYLIGRRLFNQKVRYISLLSDYFPLFLIFGLCATGIAMRYFLKVDIATVKVFVMSLLHFAPDTAALAKIGSIFYVHMFFLAVLLMYFPFSKLMHAGGVFLSPTRNMANDSRMKLHVNPWNPEKVYRTYEEYENEFRVPMFEAGLPVVKKPEDKE, from the coding sequence ATGATTATTTCACTTCTCGCGGTTATTGCCTTAGGTATACTTGCCTGGATGGGATCAATGATGGGATTCCAGTATGTTTTGGCAGTTTGTTTACCTTACACAGCAGTAACCGTATTCCTTGTAGGTTTCGCATGGCGGATTTTAGACTGGGCAAAGCGCCCTGTTCCGTTCTGTATTCCTACTACAGGTGGCCAACAGAAGTCCCTTCCTTGGATTAAGCCTGCCACCCTCGATAACCCGTCCAATAAAGCGGGTGTTTGGGGACGCATGATCCTTGAAGTACTTTTGTTCCGCTCCCTGTTCCGCAACACTAACGTTTCAATCGAAGGCGACCGCGTAGTCTACTGGTCCTCTAAGTTCCTGTGGCTCTTCGCACTCATCTTCCACTACTCTTTCCTTATTATTTTTGTACGTCACTTCAGGTTCTTCGCTGAGCCGGTACCTTTCTTCGTGAATGGTGTCGAAATGCTCGACGGCATCCTGCAGATTGGTGCTCCACGTCTGTTTATGACTGGTCCACTGATTCTTGTAGCGCTTGCATACCTGATTGGCCGCCGTCTCTTTAATCAGAAAGTGCGTTACATCTCTCTTTTGAGCGATTACTTCCCACTTTTCTTGATTTTCGGTCTCTGTGCTACCGGCATTGCAATGCGCTACTTCCTCAAAGTAGACATCGCAACTGTTAAAGTTTTTGTAATGAGCCTGCTCCACTTCGCACCGGATACAGCAGCTCTCGCAAAAATCGGCAGCATTTTCTACGTACATATGTTCTTCCTTGCAGTACTCCTTATGTACTTCCCGTTCAGTAAGCTTATGCATGCTGGCGGTGTATTCCTTAGTCCGACCCGTAACATGGCAAACGACAGCCGCATGAAGCTGCACGTAAACCCATGGAACCCGGAAAAAGTATACCGCACATACGAAGAATACGAAAACGAGTTCAGGGTGCCTATGTTTGAGGCAGGTCTCCCGGTAGTGAAGAAACCGGAGGATAAGGAGTAG
- the rpsG gene encoding 30S ribosomal protein S7 codes for MPRKGPVPKREILPDPVYGSRLAARFVNRLMLDGKKSTAEKIFYKALDVLAEKTGEDAIRAFEKAIENVKPHLEVKSRRVGGATYQVPVEVRPDRQVSLSIRWIITYARGRGEQGMVARLSGELLDAFNSRGGAVKKKEDTHRMAEANKAFAHFRW; via the coding sequence ATGCCTCGTAAAGGACCCGTACCTAAGCGTGAGATTTTGCCAGATCCAGTATACGGAAGCCGTCTGGCAGCTCGTTTTGTTAACCGTCTGATGCTTGACGGTAAAAAGAGCACCGCAGAAAAAATCTTCTACAAAGCACTCGACGTTCTCGCTGAAAAAACCGGCGAAGATGCAATTCGTGCTTTTGAGAAAGCTATTGAAAATGTAAAACCTCATCTGGAAGTTAAGTCCCGCCGTGTTGGTGGTGCAACTTACCAGGTTCCAGTTGAAGTTCGTCCTGACCGTCAGGTTTCTCTTTCTATTCGTTGGATCATCACCTATGCACGCGGTCGTGGCGAGCAGGGCATGGTTGCACGTCTGTCTGGCGAACTGCTTGACGCGTTCAACAGCCGTGGTGGTGCTGTGAAGAAGAAAGAAGACACCCATCGTATGGCTGAAGCTAACAAAGCTTTTGCTCATTTCCGCTGGTAA
- a CDS encoding M48 family metallopeptidase, producing the protein MIFNDDGTLEYTLTRSKRAKHVRLKVTRSKGLEIVVPETFKTKWLPSILEKRTDWIRNAARRLDLPERIEELPPLVPEQIVLPSMGYEYSIQSVPAVTISEKLVDAEKIIRTTTGLLSIETQRAVLLPDVVAESEKVELLRCWLVRCGKEYLPELLEDVSIEVGIPYKKVQIRLQKGRWGSCSSRGTISLNARLMLLPTELLRYILLHELAHVRHPNHSNAYWRYLESLDSKALEYDVSMRDAWKYIPRCFSM; encoded by the coding sequence TTGATCTTTAACGATGATGGAACCCTTGAATACACGTTGACTCGCAGTAAGCGTGCGAAACATGTTCGGTTGAAGGTTACACGGTCAAAAGGACTTGAAATTGTGGTTCCAGAGACCTTTAAAACTAAATGGCTTCCATCTATTCTCGAAAAACGTACTGACTGGATTCGTAATGCCGCAAGAAGGCTTGATCTGCCAGAGCGTATAGAAGAACTACCTCCCTTGGTTCCAGAACAAATAGTTCTTCCGTCGATGGGCTATGAGTATAGTATTCAGTCTGTGCCTGCCGTAACAATTTCTGAGAAACTTGTTGATGCAGAAAAGATTATTCGTACGACCACCGGATTGTTGTCAATTGAAACACAACGGGCAGTTTTGCTTCCTGATGTCGTTGCGGAGAGTGAAAAGGTCGAGTTACTTCGCTGTTGGCTTGTACGATGTGGAAAAGAGTACTTGCCGGAATTGTTGGAAGACGTTTCTATAGAGGTTGGAATTCCCTATAAAAAGGTTCAAATACGGCTTCAAAAAGGGCGATGGGGAAGTTGTTCCAGTCGTGGAACAATCTCGTTGAATGCTCGTTTGATGCTTCTGCCGACAGAGCTGTTACGGTATATTTTATTGCATGAATTGGCGCACGTACGTCATCCAAATCATTCAAATGCTTATTGGCGGTATTTGGAGAGTTTGGATTCCAAGGCGTTAGAATATGATGTTTCTATGCGCGATGCATGGAAGTATATTCCTAGGTGTTTTTCGATGTAG